The window AAAATGTAGCAAGGACGATACTTACAATACTCATTGCATAAATAAATTTGCTACCTTTCATGAACTTAAAAATCGATTTTAATCCTTTCATTCTATCCCTCCTGTCAAAAACAAAATAGCCATGGGCTATTGAAATAAAAAATACTATGCCCATGGCTATAAATATGCAAAACTCACCAATATCTGTTTTGGTAAAAATAAACAGTATAGAATTGCATAAAAAAACCATAGGCAACCACACCTATGGTTTTTGATATTTCTAGTAAATTATGTATTTAATCAAAAACGATCATAGGTCGTGGATTTACATTTCGAACTTAAATTTTCTTTGATTAGTATACTGCACATTATTATCATCAACACGACCTCCTTTATTATTTAGTATATCTATAAGTATATTCACATTTTTGGTAATATTCAACCATTATTTTCATTTGTAACACAATTGTAATATAATAAAGTAATTATTCAAATAAAATAAGTAAATAAAAAGGATATTTATAAAAAACGTGGAATATGTTAAAAATAAGGATTAATAAGGAGGATTTTTATGCTGAAATTAAGTGGAAATAGAGTATATCTTTCAACTCTTGAAAGAGAACATTGTCAAAAATTATGGAATGATTTTGAATATGATTTTGAGGCAATGACTGAACCTTTGAATATTGGTCACTCCGTTGTCAAGGCAGATAAGTGGTTCGATGAAATACAAAATGATCAAGGAAGTAAGCATATTCGTTTAGGAGTATTTTTGACTGATGGAATTCTAATAGGAGATATTGCACTGCAAGATATTGATTGGACAAATCGTTCATGTACTGTTGGATTAGGTATTTCAAAAATTGAAAATCGTTCTAAAGGTTATGGAGCAGAAGCGGTAAAGATTATTTTAGAATATGGGTTTAATAATATTGGATTAGAACGAATTGCTGCAGATACTCTTGAACAAAATAAAGGAGCACAAAGATCTTTAGAAAAGGCAGGCTTTGTGCTAGAGGGGATAGAGCGAAAAGCAGTATACTTTGCAGGAAGAAAATGGGATAGATTAAATTATGCTATACTAAGAGAAGAATTCAATAGTTCTTCAAAGGAGGTATAGTATGAAAATTGTCTATGACAGTTATGATTCTCCATTGGGAAGGATATATACAGTAGTAGATGAAATAGGAGTCAGGAGAATAGTACTTTTTGAAGAAGAATGGTTAGAATATACAAATAAAAATAATGATATTGTACGGAATAACAAACTGTGTAGTGATGTTATAAAAGAGCTAGATGAATACTTTAAAAAAAAGAGAAAAGAATTCCAAATACCATTATCCATAGAAGGTACAGAGTTTAGAAAAAGGGTATGGAGTGCCTTGAGAAATATCCCTTATGGTGAGATCAGGAGCTATTCACAAATAGCAGAAGCTATTGGAAATTCTAAAGCTACAAGGGCAGTAGGACAAGCTAACCGAGACAATC is drawn from Sporanaerobacter acetigenes DSM 13106 and contains these coding sequences:
- a CDS encoding GNAT family N-acetyltransferase — protein: MLKLSGNRVYLSTLEREHCQKLWNDFEYDFEAMTEPLNIGHSVVKADKWFDEIQNDQGSKHIRLGVFLTDGILIGDIALQDIDWTNRSCTVGLGISKIENRSKGYGAEAVKIILEYGFNNIGLERIAADTLEQNKGAQRSLEKAGFVLEGIERKAVYFAGRKWDRLNYAILREEFNSSSKEV
- a CDS encoding methylated-DNA--[protein]-cysteine S-methyltransferase — encoded protein: MKIVYDSYDSPLGRIYTVVDEIGVRRIVLFEEEWLEYTNKNNDIVRNNKLCSDVIKELDEYFKKKRKEFQIPLSIEGTEFRKRVWSALRNIPYGEIRSYSQIAEAIGNSKATRAVGQANRDNPLPIIIPCHRVVGKNGDLVGYAGDKIYIKKFLLQLEGNEMCDIIAFEDVQIR